The Akkermansia muciniphila genome includes the window CCGTGGTCTGGCTGGATATTCCCGTTTCCGTGGCGCTGGAGCGCATCGGGAGCCGTGGGGAACGCGACGCTTTTGAAACGGAGGCGGGCCTGGCGGCCTGCCGCAATGTATTCGCCTCCATCCATGAACCCTGGATGCTCCGCGTGGACGCGGACGCCGGGAAGGAGGAAGTGGCGGCAAGAGTACGGAAGGCCCTTTCCGGGCATTTTCCCGAAGTGACAGGTGAGTAGGTTTATTCCACTGGCCGGAGGCCGGGAGTTTTCCTTTAATATTTAATCCCTGGTATTTGGCCGCTGCGCCGCAGGCGCATAAACCGTCGGGTCCGGGATTCCCGCTTCCCGGAAGGCTTCCCGGCGTTCCATGCAGGTGGAGCAGGCGCCGCAGTGGACGGGGCCGCCCTTGTAGCAGGAGTAGGTGCGGGAGAAGTCTACGCCCAGTTCACGGCCCATGGCGGCGATGCCCCCCTTGGACGTGTGGATGAAGGGCCGCAGGATGCCCAGCCCGGCATAGGTCCCCAGGCGGACGGCCTCCGTCATGGCGGCCATGAATTCCTCCCGGCAGTCCGGATAAATGCTGTGGTCCCCGGAGTGGGCCGCAATGACGAGCTGCTGCGCTCCGCAGCTTTCCGCCACTCCGGCGGCGATGGACAGGAAGATGCCGTTGCGGAAGGGGACGACAGTCTGCTTCATCAGCTCCTCGTCATAGGAGCCGTCCGGGATGTCTTCCGCGCCGGAGAGGAGGGCTGATTTCAAATGGGCGGAGATGGCGGAGATGTCAATCACGCGGTGTTCTATGCCCAGGCTGGCGGCCTGCCAGGCGGCGCATTCCAGCTCCCGTTCCGCGTGGTTGGAGGCGTAGTCAAAGCTGAGGGCCACCCGCACGCGGTGGTTCCGGTGCGCCCAGTGCAGGGCTACGCTGGAGTCCAGCCCTCCGCTGAGCAGCACGGCGGTTTCCGTCTTGTCCATGGCGGTGCGTTAGAGGGGGCGGTTTTCCGGGTTGTGCTCCGCCATGGCGCTGAGCTGGATGCCGCCGCGGGGGGAGAAGCGGCCCTCCACCTTCAGCCACCGGGGGGAGATGGCGGCCACCAGGTCATCCGTGATGCGGTTGACGATCTGTTCATTGAAGGCCGGGTAGTTGCGGTAGGAGGCCAGGTAGTATTTAAGGGATTTGGTTTCCACGCATTTTTCGTCCGGAACGTAGGTGATCACCAGGTGGCAGGAATCCGGCTGCCCGGTGACGGGGCAGAGGGAGGAGAATTCATGCGTGTCCAGCGTGATGGTGTAGGGACGCGTGCCGCGGTTGGGGAAGGATTCCAGCTTGGCGTCGTCAGGGCTGGTGAAGAAGGAGCTTTGTGAGCCGAGTAGAGTCAGAGGTTCGGACATGGATGGTTGATGTTGTGTTGTAGTGGAGATTCAGTTTTCCTGCGCGGCGGCGTCTTTTTCCTGAACGGGTTCCCTGCCGGGGAATTCCTTCACGTACAGGTCCTGCTGGGGGAAGGGGATGGAGATGCCGTGTTCGTTGAACGCATTATAGATGTTTTCCCGCACGGTGGAAAGGCTGGATGCCTTCGTCATGACGGGAACCCATACCCATACGCCCAGGTTGACGGAGCTGTCCCCGAAGCTGTCCAGCACCACGCTGGTTTTCTTCACCTTGGAAAGGAAGGGCAGGGAGGAGAGCGTTTCCAGAATGATGCCGCGCGCACGCTCCACATCCGTTCCGTAGGAGATGCCCACTTCCACCTTGGAGCATTCGAACTTGTGGTTGCGGGTCATGTTGCGGAAGTTCTTGTTGAAGAGCTGGGAGTTCTGGAAGGCGATGATGGAGCCGTCCAGCGTCTCAATCATGGTGGAGCGGTAGCCCAGGGAGGAGACGCGCCCCCGGTAGCCGTCGCATTCAATCATGTCCCCCTGGCGCAGGCGGCCCAGCATCAGGGACAGGCCGCTGATGATGTTTTCAATGGTGTCTTTCAGGGCAAAGCCGATGCCCATGCTCAAGCCGCCCATGACCATCAGCAGCCCGTTGTAGTTGGCGTCCATGATGATGAGGGCCGTGAAGACGAAGAGCCCCCACAGGAACAGGGAGGAGAGGGTGATGAAGGTGGGGATGATGCCCACCTCATAGTCCTCCCCGTAAATTTCATACAGGGTGTTTTTACCGATGAAGATCAGGTAGTTGAGCACGATGGCAATCAGGATGACCGTGATGACGTGGCTCCAGCTGAAGGTGAGCAGGTCCTTGACTTCCGTGGTGGCGAAGATTTTGCTGATGATGAGGTCCCCCATGTCGAAGGTGGCGGCGGGCCAGATGAGGCTGAACAGGATGAGGAAGATGGCCAGGCACGGGAGCACCAGCTTGGAGACGAAGGGGCGGAACCACACGATGTCCTTTTTGTTCCGTTCCTTGCGGTGGTTTTCATAGTGGTGCAGCAGGTCCCACAGCCCCACCAGGAGCAGGATGCTGGTCATGAGCATGATCCACGTCATCAGCACCAGGAAGGCCATGAAGCTGAACCCGGCCCAGCACAGGCCGCTGCCCAGGATGGTGAGCACCAGGGAGATGGTGGCGAAGAAGCGGTCCAGCCGGGGCAGCTTGTGCCTCTGGCGCACCCAGGTCAGCAGGGAAAAGAGGGAGACCAACGTGAACAGGACGGGCATGAAGATGTCCACGATGATGTTGGGGGCCATGAACATGCGCAGCAGCATGAAGAAGCCGCCCAGGAGCAGGTAGGGCATGTAGATGCGTATGCCGGCGTTAATGGTACCGTATTTGAGGCGCGTCACCAGGGAGAACAGGATAGCGCTGACCAGCAGGAGGAATTCCGCGCCCAGGGAGGCCGCGCTTTTCAGCAGGTAGTCCGGCGTGCGCAGGGAGGAGATGACGAGGACCAGCGCCACGATGAGGATGGTGGTGACGTTGGTGAAGGCGTGGCGCTTGTTGACGTGGCCCGTCTTTTCCAGCGTTTTTTTGAAACCGAGAAAGACGATGAAGCGGGAAAGCCAGTAGGAGCAGAAGATGATGCCCAGCAGGATGAAGCCGTAGTGCTTGAGCGTCTGCGGGTCCGACGGGAGCTGGAGCTTGCTGTCCGCGGAGGTTTCCCACGCCGCCATGCACACTTCATAAGTCTTGACCGGCTTCAGGAAGATGTATTTGGCCGCATTGGACGGGGTGTAGAATACCCGGTTGAACAGGGAGGTGAACAGCTTGCCGCTTTCATTGTTCAGGATGTCTATTTTTGCCGTCATGCTGTTGAACAGCTCCTTGAGGT containing:
- the queC gene encoding 7-cyano-7-deazaguanine synthase QueC, with translation MDKTETAVLLSGGLDSSVALHWAHRNHRVRVALSFDYASNHAERELECAAWQAASLGIEHRVIDISAISAHLKSALLSGAEDIPDGSYDEELMKQTVVPFRNGIFLSIAAGVAESCGAQQLVIAAHSGDHSIYPDCREEFMAAMTEAVRLGTYAGLGILRPFIHTSKGGIAAMGRELGVDFSRTYSCYKGGPVHCGACSTCMERREAFREAGIPDPTVYAPAAQRPNTRD
- the queF gene encoding preQ(1) synthase; the protein is MSEPLTLLGSQSSFFTSPDDAKLESFPNRGTRPYTITLDTHEFSSLCPVTGQPDSCHLVITYVPDEKCVETKSLKYYLASYRNYPAFNEQIVNRITDDLVAAISPRWLKVEGRFSPRGGIQLSAMAEHNPENRPL
- a CDS encoding mechanosensitive ion channel family protein codes for the protein MSIPDYRTFFRCCAAFLLAGFLAMGHAAAQQAEAPPAVPEQARETPPAEPQAAEPDHTEMDTVIMALCHEIAILKKNEEKRMAIRETLVKEADDTYNYFDTRVYEMSAVLYALDDQKIFTLAFYCKAATSLVKQYYSRRPDFQGQEERLDKEIGRIKKLMESLEEVNTDNLSEPSLVQRDEALYTCRSLEEALQKEKEQISYLKELFNSMTAKIDILNNESGKLFTSLFNRVFYTPSNAAKYIFLKPVKTYEVCMAAWETSADSKLQLPSDPQTLKHYGFILLGIIFCSYWLSRFIVFLGFKKTLEKTGHVNKRHAFTNVTTILIVALVLVISSLRTPDYLLKSAASLGAEFLLLVSAILFSLVTRLKYGTINAGIRIYMPYLLLGGFFMLLRMFMAPNIIVDIFMPVLFTLVSLFSLLTWVRQRHKLPRLDRFFATISLVLTILGSGLCWAGFSFMAFLVLMTWIMLMTSILLLVGLWDLLHHYENHRKERNKKDIVWFRPFVSKLVLPCLAIFLILFSLIWPAATFDMGDLIISKIFATTEVKDLLTFSWSHVITVILIAIVLNYLIFIGKNTLYEIYGEDYEVGIIPTFITLSSLFLWGLFVFTALIIMDANYNGLLMVMGGLSMGIGFALKDTIENIISGLSLMLGRLRQGDMIECDGYRGRVSSLGYRSTMIETLDGSIIAFQNSQLFNKNFRNMTRNHKFECSKVEVGISYGTDVERARGIILETLSSLPFLSKVKKTSVVLDSFGDSSVNLGVWVWVPVMTKASSLSTVRENIYNAFNEHGISIPFPQQDLYVKEFPGREPVQEKDAAAQEN